In the Muricauda sp. MAR_2010_75 genome, one interval contains:
- a CDS encoding DUF4266 domain-containing protein, with the protein MKKILIALYCLSSLSSCAVLHEYEKVNINDPDMVLADKKLAKFETSYQVYREGASGGNGGKTGGGCGCN; encoded by the coding sequence ATGAAGAAGATTTTAATTGCCCTCTATTGTTTGTCAAGCCTGTCGTCCTGTGCAGTGCTCCATGAGTATGAAAAAGTCAACATCAATGACCCAGACATGGTTTTGGCTGATAAAAAACTGGCAAAATTCGAGACGAGTTATCAGGTGTACCGCGAAGGCGCTTCTGGTGGAAACGGTGGAAAAACTGGTGGGGGTTGTGGTTGTAATTAG
- a CDS encoding DUF3570 domain-containing protein, producing the protein MNRFWLILLCIPIFGAAQQENVNSYKKRVLETTEVDILSSYYEQTGNNASVTGGIGNEKLTDVAPSIVVSVPLNDDDVLSVDVGISTYTSASSSNLNPFDVTGSGGLSGASSGSGGGGGDDDDEEDDDNNGGSYTGAIGSPWVASSGASRQDTWGSVNIGYSHSSDDRDQIVSANVSFATEYDYTSIGFGGGYTRLFNEKNTELSVKGSVFLDQWNPRYPTELDSYLEVDGNLNAGFFSEVDIWNRNGVLTDKQSANTWRPVDGFSLISDKKRNSFALSVSLSQILGKNTQISIFADLVQQQGWLSNPMQRVYFADVPNYFIGNPASIPFYTSAQNRDVFMLADDMERLPDNRFKIPVGIRLNQYINEILTVRTYYRYYFDDWGLRSHTASVELPVKIAQKFTLYPSYRYYTQTQIDYFAPFDEHLSTNQYYTSDYDLSAYDAHQVGFGVTYTDIFTQFKTLGFGLKSIDVKYNNYHRTTGLKANYFGLGFKFEMN; encoded by the coding sequence ATGAACAGATTTTGGTTGATACTTTTATGCATCCCCATTTTTGGGGCGGCCCAGCAGGAGAATGTCAATTCCTATAAAAAACGGGTCTTGGAAACCACCGAAGTGGATATCCTTTCCAGCTATTACGAACAGACCGGAAACAATGCTTCCGTCACTGGAGGTATCGGTAACGAAAAGCTTACCGATGTAGCACCATCCATTGTGGTAAGCGTTCCATTAAATGATGACGATGTGTTGAGTGTGGATGTGGGCATCTCTACGTACACCTCTGCTTCTTCCAGCAATTTAAACCCGTTTGATGTGACCGGTTCAGGGGGGTTAAGTGGAGCTTCCAGTGGTAGTGGAGGCGGTGGCGGAGATGACGACGACGAAGAGGATGATGATAACAATGGAGGAAGCTATACCGGGGCCATTGGAAGTCCTTGGGTGGCCTCTTCAGGCGCATCCCGCCAAGATACCTGGGGAAGTGTTAACATTGGATATTCTCACAGTTCGGACGATCGTGACCAGATTGTGAGCGCCAATGTGTCTTTTGCCACGGAGTATGACTACACCTCCATTGGTTTTGGTGGGGGCTATACGCGACTTTTCAATGAAAAAAATACGGAACTAAGTGTCAAGGGAAGTGTGTTCTTGGACCAGTGGAATCCCAGATATCCTACTGAGTTGGATAGCTATCTGGAAGTGGATGGGAATCTGAACGCCGGATTCTTCTCTGAGGTGGATATTTGGAATAGGAATGGGGTTCTTACCGATAAACAGAGTGCAAATACATGGCGACCTGTGGATGGTTTCAGTTTGATTTCTGATAAGAAAAGGAACAGTTTTGCACTATCGGTTTCTTTGTCGCAGATATTGGGCAAGAACACTCAAATTTCAATCTTCGCCGATTTGGTGCAACAACAGGGATGGCTTTCCAATCCCATGCAAAGGGTCTATTTTGCGGACGTACCCAACTATTTTATTGGAAATCCCGCCAGTATTCCCTTTTACACCTCTGCACAGAACAGGGATGTGTTCATGTTGGCCGATGATATGGAACGCCTGCCCGACAACCGTTTCAAGATACCGGTGGGCATCCGTTTGAACCAGTACATCAATGAAATTCTGACCGTACGCACCTATTATCGCTACTATTTTGATGACTGGGGGTTGAGGTCCCATACTGCAAGTGTGGAGCTTCCGGTGAAGATTGCCCAGAAATTTACTCTTTATCCATCCTATCGCTATTACACCCAGACCCAGATAGACTATTTCGCGCCGTTTGATGAGCATTTGTCAACCAATCAATATTACACTTCGGACTATGATCTTTCAGCATACGACGCCCATCAGGTTGGGTTTGGAGTCACTTACACGGACATTTTCACCCAGTTCAAGACTTTGGGATTTGGCTTAAAGAGCATTGATGTAAAGTATAACAACTATCACCGGACCACTGGCCTAAAGGCCAACTATTTTGGTCTGGGATTCAAATTTGAAATGAATTAG
- a CDS encoding LTA synthase family protein, with protein MKLKLFPSRYALINAFALLFLALSFLMRLSFLAMDFSEVDHSLLGLLKIFFVGLFFDLGTVSFFYVVASLYFLLFPKRFYGSVADKVLVYFGLSSGLLSIYFSFFAEITFWDEFQRRFNFIAVDYLIYTYEVVKNINESYPLPLLIGGMVILVLATVWLFARKGFFKKAFSANDGFQVKLVPFLAAILVMSFYTASIENDSAEISENRYNNELSKAGIYSFFAAFRNNELSYTDFYKTISEKEALDKVQEEISGPLDSLLHPQDDILRAVKGGVEKKPNIILICVESLSADYLGIFGNENQLTPNLDSIAQAETYFSNLYATGTRTVRGMEAITLSVPPTPGRSIVKRKHNQNLFTIGEIFKEKGYDRTFFYGGDGYFDNMDKFFSGNGFDIVDRGRGFLPSGEIVTSRKNIEDDEVTFENAWGVCDEDIFNKVLKEADKSAMQGKPFFDFIMTTSNHKPYTYPADKIDIPSGSGRSGAVKYTDFAIGQFLKQARTKPWYNNSVFVIMADHCASSAGRWELDVHNYHIPALIVNLNGGKGYKVTQQCSQIDVMPTLFSLLGWNYNNNFFGRDVFSMQPDDQRAFVGNYRKLGLLKDHELMVLGDGKTANQYNWDQKDNSLTKEPMDTSFLTETISYYQLADHLYNNGGLDLKANL; from the coding sequence ATGAAGTTAAAATTATTTCCTTCGCGTTACGCCCTGATCAATGCCTTTGCACTTCTATTTTTGGCACTTTCGTTTTTGATGCGGCTGTCATTTTTGGCCATGGATTTCTCAGAAGTGGACCATTCGCTACTTGGGTTATTGAAGATATTTTTTGTGGGATTGTTCTTTGATTTGGGAACGGTCTCCTTTTTCTATGTGGTGGCATCCCTGTATTTTTTGCTCTTTCCCAAACGGTTTTATGGTTCAGTGGCGGATAAGGTTTTGGTTTACTTTGGATTATCCTCAGGGCTACTGAGTATCTACTTTTCCTTTTTTGCGGAAATCACCTTTTGGGACGAATTTCAAAGGCGGTTCAATTTCATAGCGGTGGATTATCTTATCTACACCTACGAAGTAGTGAAGAATATCAACGAATCCTATCCCTTGCCACTCTTGATTGGTGGCATGGTCATTTTAGTCTTGGCTACGGTTTGGCTTTTCGCACGTAAGGGGTTTTTCAAAAAAGCATTTTCGGCAAATGATGGATTTCAAGTGAAGTTGGTTCCTTTTTTGGCGGCCATTTTGGTAATGTCGTTTTATACCGCTTCCATTGAAAACGATTCCGCTGAAATCTCAGAAAACAGATACAATAATGAACTGTCCAAAGCGGGAATTTATTCCTTCTTCGCAGCGTTTCGGAACAATGAACTCAGCTATACCGATTTTTACAAAACCATTTCAGAAAAGGAAGCCCTTGATAAGGTGCAAGAGGAGATTAGTGGCCCTTTGGACAGTCTACTTCATCCCCAAGACGATATTCTTCGGGCCGTAAAGGGAGGTGTTGAAAAAAAGCCGAATATCATCTTGATTTGTGTTGAAAGTTTAAGTGCCGACTACTTAGGCATCTTCGGAAATGAAAACCAACTGACCCCAAATTTGGACTCTATCGCCCAGGCGGAGACCTATTTCTCCAACTTGTATGCCACCGGTACCCGTACTGTGCGAGGTATGGAAGCCATTACCTTGAGTGTTCCCCCAACTCCGGGTAGGAGCATTGTTAAGCGCAAGCATAATCAAAACCTGTTCACCATTGGTGAGATTTTTAAAGAAAAGGGATACGATAGAACTTTCTTTTATGGCGGCGATGGGTATTTTGACAATATGGACAAATTCTTCAGCGGTAATGGGTTTGATATTGTGGATCGAGGGCGTGGATTCTTACCATCTGGTGAAATAGTCACCTCGCGTAAAAACATCGAAGATGATGAGGTCACTTTTGAAAATGCTTGGGGCGTTTGTGATGAGGATATTTTTAATAAAGTTTTAAAGGAAGCGGACAAATCTGCAATGCAGGGCAAGCCCTTTTTTGATTTTATCATGACCACGTCTAACCATAAACCCTATACCTACCCAGCGGATAAAATTGATATTCCTTCAGGTTCGGGACGGAGTGGAGCCGTAAAGTACACCGATTTCGCCATTGGGCAATTTTTGAAACAGGCCAGGACCAAACCGTGGTACAACAATTCTGTTTTTGTGATTATGGCAGATCACTGCGCCAGCAGTGCTGGAAGGTGGGAATTGGATGTGCATAACTACCACATTCCAGCCCTAATTGTAAATCTTAATGGAGGCAAAGGTTATAAGGTTACCCAACAGTGTTCCCAGATTGATGTAATGCCCACCCTCTTTTCATTATTGGGCTGGAACTATAATAACAATTTTTTTGGGCGAGATGTATTCAGTATGCAACCCGATGACCAAAGAGCTTTTGTAGGCAATTACAGGAAACTGGGCTTATTAAAAGACCACGAATTAATGGTGTTGGGCGATGGCAAGACTGCCAATCAATATAACTGGGATCAAAAGGATAATAGTTTGACGAAGGAGCCGATGGACACTTCATTTTTAACAGAGACCATTTCGTATTATCAACTCGCCGATCACCTGTACAATAATGGCGGACTTGATTTAAAAGCAAACCTGTGA
- a CDS encoding diacylglycerol kinase family protein — MKSVHFIVNPIAGKGDCTIDEALLSHYFEPEYFDVCIKVSNYPGHATELAKASMLQGAQIIVACGGDGTINEVATCLVHSKVQLGIVPMGSGNGLAESLKIPRNLKKALETIKQGETNRIDVAMVNGKPFFSNMGIGFDAKVISNYNASQQRRFWAYLKAVFKSMKDFNSNERIKVEMNGKSFNTNPFMFFVSNSKVMGYDISLTRMASLQDGLLDVVIIDTLSKGEMLLVGLFILLRLNQYLKKIQYFKVKELKLAFEDSYAHHLMQADGELHNLDDAEVVVKIEEKALQVLVP, encoded by the coding sequence GTGAAAAGCGTCCATTTTATTGTAAACCCCATTGCTGGAAAAGGCGACTGTACCATCGACGAAGCCTTGTTATCTCATTATTTTGAGCCAGAATACTTTGATGTGTGTATTAAAGTTTCCAACTATCCCGGACATGCCACAGAACTGGCAAAAGCTTCCATGCTACAAGGAGCTCAGATTATTGTGGCCTGCGGAGGAGATGGGACCATCAATGAGGTGGCTACCTGTCTGGTGCATTCTAAAGTACAGTTGGGAATTGTGCCCATGGGCTCGGGAAATGGGCTGGCCGAGAGCCTCAAAATTCCCCGAAATCTAAAAAAGGCACTGGAAACCATAAAGCAAGGGGAAACCAACCGAATAGATGTGGCCATGGTCAATGGGAAACCTTTTTTCAGCAATATGGGGATTGGTTTTGATGCAAAGGTCATCTCCAACTACAATGCTTCCCAGCAGCGAAGATTTTGGGCCTACCTGAAAGCGGTGTTCAAATCGATGAAGGATTTCAATAGTAATGAACGCATCAAGGTTGAAATGAACGGCAAAAGTTTTAATACAAATCCCTTTATGTTTTTTGTTTCCAATTCCAAAGTGATGGGTTATGACATCTCCCTTACGCGAATGGCATCTTTACAAGATGGCTTGTTGGATGTGGTCATTATTGATACTTTGAGCAAGGGCGAAATGTTGCTTGTGGGACTTTTTATTCTACTGCGATTGAATCAGTATCTGAAGAAAATCCAATATTTCAAAGTGAAGGAACTCAAGCTGGCTTTTGAGGATTCCTATGCGCATCATCTCATGCAAGCTGATGGGGAACTCCACAATCTTGATGACGCCGAAGTGGTCGTCAAAATTGAAGAAAAAGCGCTTCAAGTATTGGTGCCTTAA
- a CDS encoding ribonucleotide-diphosphate reductase subunit beta, whose protein sequence is MHISHITKRDFSTQPFDLHKITNAILKAMTAVDHGQMEDAQNIANNVEKALLERKEQDEHYVPTVEEVQDVVENVLMNSEFHDVAKAYIIYRNKRAQMRETDIFEKRINLKPYEYPQLYEYVPAIRHSYWIHTEFNFTSDIQDFKSGLSDAERSAIKNTMLAISQIEVAVKTFWGDIYHRMPKPEIGSVGATFAESEVRHHDAYSHLLEILGLNQEFENLKKKPVIMKRVQYLETALKNAKSENNKEYAESILLFSLFIEHVSLFSQFLIIMAFNKHKNVLKGISNVVEATSKEEQIHGDFGIDVINIIKKEHPEWFDDDYKAMIQEICENAFEAESKIVDWIFEEGELDFLPKTVVNEFIKNRFNNSLESIGIAKVFEVDQKLLEQTEWFDDEIIGTKHGDFFVKRSINYSKRTQSITSDDLF, encoded by the coding sequence ATGCACATTTCTCACATTACTAAAAGGGATTTTAGTACACAGCCCTTCGACTTGCACAAAATCACCAACGCAATCCTAAAAGCCATGACAGCCGTGGACCATGGTCAAATGGAAGATGCCCAGAACATTGCCAATAATGTTGAAAAAGCATTATTGGAACGAAAAGAACAAGATGAACACTATGTTCCCACGGTAGAGGAAGTTCAGGACGTTGTTGAGAATGTGCTGATGAACAGTGAGTTCCACGACGTGGCCAAAGCCTACATTATTTACAGGAACAAAAGGGCGCAAATGCGTGAGACGGATATTTTTGAAAAGCGTATCAACCTAAAGCCTTACGAGTACCCGCAGCTGTATGAATATGTGCCCGCCATTCGCCATTCCTATTGGATTCACACCGAATTTAATTTCACCAGCGACATTCAGGATTTTAAATCTGGACTTTCGGATGCGGAAAGAAGTGCCATTAAAAACACCATGTTGGCCATCTCCCAAATTGAGGTGGCGGTAAAAACGTTTTGGGGCGATATCTACCACCGTATGCCCAAACCTGAAATTGGTTCGGTGGGAGCCACTTTTGCCGAAAGTGAGGTACGCCACCATGATGCGTATTCGCACTTGCTTGAAATTTTGGGATTGAACCAAGAGTTTGAGAACCTTAAGAAAAAACCTGTGATCATGAAGCGGGTGCAGTATTTGGAAACGGCCCTTAAAAATGCCAAAAGCGAGAACAACAAGGAATATGCGGAATCTATTTTGCTCTTTTCTCTTTTTATAGAGCACGTGTCCCTCTTTTCCCAATTTTTGATCATTATGGCCTTCAACAAGCACAAAAATGTGCTTAAGGGGATTTCCAATGTGGTGGAAGCCACCTCAAAAGAAGAACAGATTCACGGCGATTTTGGAATAGATGTCATCAATATCATCAAAAAAGAACATCCAGAGTGGTTTGACGATGACTACAAAGCCATGATTCAGGAAATATGTGAAAATGCGTTTGAGGCCGAGAGCAAAATTGTGGACTGGATTTTTGAGGAGGGCGAATTGGATTTCTTGCCGAAAACTGTGGTAAACGAATTCATTAAGAACCGTTTCAATAACTCTTTGGAGAGCATAGGCATTGCCAAAGTGTTTGAGGTGGACCAAAAACTATTGGAGCAAACCGAGTGGTTTGATGATGAAATTATCGGAACCAAACATGGCGACTTTTTTGTAAAACGATCCATCAACTATAGCAAAAGAACACAAAGTATAACCAGCGACGACCTTTTTTAA
- a CDS encoding ribonucleoside-diphosphate reductase subunit alpha produces MENKAQSPQIEDVKQENKSQELVNARKSALAQLKEKEESSGFEWLNEYSRQFLASGYLTDGVTPEGRIREIADRAEQILQIPGYSDKFYNYMSEGFFSLASPVWSNFGKKRGLPISCFGSHIDDDMGNILYTQSEVGMMSKLGGGTSGYFGKIRHRGAPVKNNGQASGAVHIMQLFESMVDVVSQGSVRRGRFSPYLPIDHKDIMEFLEIGTEGNPIQQLTHGVTVTNQWMQEMIDGDTDKRTIWAKVLQRRGEMGYPYVFFSDNANNGAADVYKDKEHRIHASNLCTEIMLPSNDNWSFVCVLSSINVLHYDKWKNTDAVETMVYFLDAVITEFVEKLEAYRDSSDRDDRQTFLFMERAYNFAKENRALGLGALGWHSLLQSKRLAFDSQEAYNLNSEIFKGIKERSYKASAELAERFGEPEVLKGYGRRNATLNAIAPTTSSAFILGQVSQGIEPIWSNCYVKDIAKIKVTIKNPYLMDLLEEKGQNNPEVWKSIRDMDGSVQHLDFLTEEEKSVFKTYSELDQLDIVYQAANRQNHIDQGQSVNIIVHPDMPTKEINKIHVTAWKLGLKSLYYQHSMNAAQKFKQKKECASCEA; encoded by the coding sequence ATGGAGAACAAAGCCCAATCCCCCCAAATTGAAGACGTAAAACAAGAAAACAAAAGCCAAGAACTTGTAAATGCACGAAAAAGTGCCTTGGCACAACTCAAGGAAAAAGAAGAAAGCTCAGGATTTGAATGGCTCAATGAATACAGCCGTCAATTCTTGGCCTCGGGCTATTTGACCGATGGCGTTACCCCAGAAGGGCGGATTCGGGAGATAGCAGACCGGGCTGAACAGATTTTGCAGATTCCAGGGTATTCCGATAAGTTTTATAACTATATGTCGGAGGGTTTTTTCTCTTTGGCATCACCGGTTTGGTCCAACTTTGGGAAAAAACGTGGGTTGCCCATCAGCTGTTTCGGCTCCCATATTGATGATGATATGGGGAATATCCTGTACACCCAATCCGAAGTGGGCATGATGTCCAAGCTGGGGGGAGGTACTTCGGGCTATTTTGGAAAAATTAGGCACAGGGGAGCCCCTGTAAAAAATAACGGGCAGGCTTCTGGAGCGGTACACATTATGCAGTTGTTTGAGTCCATGGTAGATGTGGTGAGCCAAGGTTCCGTTCGTCGTGGTCGCTTTTCGCCGTACTTGCCCATAGACCATAAGGACATTATGGAATTTTTGGAAATCGGAACCGAAGGGAACCCCATTCAACAACTGACCCATGGCGTTACCGTTACCAATCAATGGATGCAGGAAATGATTGATGGTGATACGGACAAAAGAACTATTTGGGCCAAGGTGTTGCAACGTAGGGGAGAAATGGGCTATCCGTATGTGTTCTTTTCCGACAATGCCAATAATGGAGCCGCCGATGTGTATAAGGACAAAGAACACCGCATTCACGCCAGTAACCTTTGTACCGAAATCATGTTGCCCTCCAATGATAATTGGTCCTTTGTATGCGTATTGTCCAGTATCAATGTGTTGCATTACGATAAATGGAAAAATACCGATGCGGTGGAGACCATGGTCTATTTCTTGGATGCCGTGATCACGGAGTTTGTGGAAAAACTGGAAGCCTATCGGGATTCATCCGATCGTGATGACAGACAGACCTTCCTGTTTATGGAACGAGCTTATAATTTTGCCAAGGAGAACAGAGCTTTGGGATTGGGTGCTTTGGGATGGCATTCCCTGTTGCAATCCAAAAGATTGGCCTTTGATAGCCAAGAAGCCTATAACCTGAACAGTGAAATATTCAAAGGAATCAAGGAACGCTCCTACAAAGCTTCTGCAGAACTGGCGGAACGCTTTGGAGAGCCTGAAGTTTTAAAGGGCTATGGAAGACGCAATGCAACCCTAAATGCCATTGCACCAACCACTTCCTCAGCTTTTATTTTAGGTCAGGTATCCCAAGGAATTGAACCGATTTGGTCCAATTGTTATGTTAAAGATATTGCTAAGATCAAAGTGACCATCAAGAATCCGTATTTGATGGATTTGCTGGAAGAAAAAGGTCAAAATAACCCAGAGGTTTGGAAAAGCATTCGCGATATGGATGGATCTGTTCAACATCTGGACTTCTTAACCGAGGAAGAGAAATCCGTCTTCAAAACCTATTCGGAGTTGGACCAATTGGATATTGTATACCAAGCGGCCAACAGACAGAACCATATTGACCAAGGGCAATCGGTGAATATTATTGTTCATCCGGACATGCCTACCAAGGAAATCAACAAAATACACGTAACAGCTTGGAAATTGGGGTTAAAATCGCTGTACTATCAACACAGTATGAATGCGGCCCAAAAATTCAAGCAAAAGAAGGAATGTGCCAGTTGCGAGGCATAA
- a CDS encoding alpha/beta fold hydrolase, which translates to MKPVTQYTKSGRINIAYQVFGSGTVDMVYIPGWVSNIDLMWACPELVDFLQELGKIARVILFDKRGTGLSDRIVELSTLEERMDDIRAVMDAVGSEKAILFGHSEGGSVSALFAATYPNRIISLITFGIFAKRKYAQNYPWAPTNEERQRVYDMIENCWGSGEMNLETLAPSKANDKDFMDWLANYFRSGASPSAALVLTKMNTEVDIINILGSIKVPSLILQRTNDVDVKIEEGKFIAERISGAKFVELQGDDHLFWVGNTEEVLKEIRNFILNLKPKGVYDQQLFTIAAARIFAEERAKPEQQELIAQFVAQYRGKVIQCDGRTFFATFEGPSKAVHCYMNLFDTVKSMNAQMSVGIHIKEGAVDEAHFVSAETERFVESILEQAKPNQILITQTVKYLLSGAGLNFKQNKTILEPRSGEPHMLFAVTDDLISDGYLDGFHQHQLPVNDSFLENVLEIIESHLSDELFGVEMLCREIGVSERQLQRKLKAVTNKSPIQLISSVRLHRAKELMLENRHNVAEIAYQTGFSNPSYFSKSFKKEFGKSPSTFLQEYA; encoded by the coding sequence ATGAAACCAGTTACACAATATACCAAAAGTGGGCGCATCAATATTGCGTACCAAGTTTTTGGTTCAGGTACTGTAGACATGGTTTACATTCCCGGATGGGTTTCCAATATTGATTTGATGTGGGCTTGTCCAGAACTAGTGGATTTTTTACAGGAATTGGGAAAAATAGCCCGAGTTATTTTGTTCGATAAAAGAGGAACAGGTCTTTCCGATCGTATAGTGGAACTTTCCACTTTGGAGGAACGGATGGACGATATTAGGGCCGTGATGGACGCTGTTGGCTCTGAAAAGGCTATTTTGTTCGGACATTCCGAGGGAGGTTCCGTGTCTGCGCTGTTTGCCGCAACCTATCCCAACCGCATTATTTCGTTGATCACCTTTGGAATATTTGCCAAGCGAAAGTATGCTCAAAACTATCCTTGGGCACCTACCAACGAAGAACGCCAAAGGGTGTATGATATGATCGAGAATTGTTGGGGCAGTGGGGAAATGAACTTGGAGACATTGGCCCCATCAAAGGCAAACGACAAAGATTTCATGGATTGGCTGGCCAACTACTTTCGTTCAGGGGCTAGTCCAAGCGCTGCTTTGGTGCTTACCAAAATGAATACAGAGGTGGATATCATCAATATTTTGGGTTCCATTAAAGTTCCGTCACTGATTCTTCAGCGAACCAATGATGTTGATGTGAAGATTGAGGAAGGGAAGTTCATAGCAGAGCGCATATCAGGAGCTAAATTTGTTGAGCTGCAAGGTGACGACCATTTGTTTTGGGTGGGTAATACGGAAGAGGTGCTCAAAGAAATCAGAAATTTCATATTGAACCTAAAGCCTAAAGGCGTATATGACCAACAACTCTTTACCATAGCCGCTGCCCGAATTTTTGCTGAGGAACGGGCCAAACCAGAGCAACAAGAACTTATAGCCCAATTTGTTGCCCAATATCGTGGAAAGGTGATTCAGTGCGATGGGAGAACCTTCTTTGCCACTTTTGAGGGACCCAGCAAAGCAGTTCATTGTTATATGAACCTGTTTGATACCGTAAAAAGCATGAATGCCCAAATGTCTGTGGGGATTCATATTAAAGAGGGGGCTGTTGATGAAGCCCACTTTGTAAGTGCGGAGACCGAACGCTTTGTGGAGTCAATTCTGGAACAGGCTAAGCCAAATCAAATATTGATTACCCAAACGGTGAAATATCTGTTGTCTGGGGCCGGGCTGAACTTCAAACAGAACAAAACTATCCTGGAACCAAGATCGGGAGAACCACACATGCTCTTTGCTGTTACCGATGATTTGATATCTGATGGGTATCTGGATGGCTTTCACCAACATCAACTTCCCGTGAATGATTCTTTTTTGGAAAATGTTCTGGAGATTATAGAATCCCATCTGAGTGATGAATTGTTCGGGGTGGAAATGCTGTGCAGGGAAATAGGAGTGAGTGAACGTCAATTGCAACGAAAGCTCAAAGCGGTAACCAATAAATCCCCAATCCAACTAATTTCATCGGTCCGGTTGCACCGGGCAAAAGAGTTGATGCTGGAAAACAGGCACAATGTGGCGGAAATTGCCTATCAAACCGGATTTTCCAATCCTTCCTATTTTTCCAAATCCTTTAAAAAGGAATTTGGAAAAAGCCCATCCACTTTTCTTCAGGAGTACGCTTAG